From a region of the Mycobacteroides saopaulense genome:
- a CDS encoding saccharopine dehydrogenase family protein: MKVLALGGAGAMGAVAVRTAVEVPGVQEIVIADRDLGAAERLARQLGQSRIPVRSVEVDVTDGAALRRALDPVDLVLNTVGPYFRFGLTVLHAALDTRTHYLDICDDWEPTLQMLDLDGRAREHGVCAVIGMGASPGISNLLAATAAAELDSVHDVYTAWPVDAVGAEGATEGSTPLLGPDGRPTAAAVHWMEQASGTITAVVAGRLVEKRPLSPVTLTLPAGHRGTAYSIGHPEPITLQRSLKPSGDALNLMVIEPWTVAYLGTLRSDIDAGSLTLEQAAEAFATPGLRRTVRSACAALRLRGPGSLPPFFAAVTGDRRGDRVAVLARLNLSGTQLNPIKSALQDMARITGVPLALGMAQVIGGQARRPGVRPPESVIEPGRFFADLGRTLGCEAGVSPYLVERGTLP; this comes from the coding sequence ATGAAGGTTCTGGCTTTGGGCGGAGCGGGTGCAATGGGTGCAGTAGCCGTGCGCACCGCAGTCGAGGTGCCGGGTGTGCAGGAAATCGTCATCGCCGATCGCGATCTCGGCGCTGCCGAAAGATTGGCACGGCAGTTAGGGCAGAGCCGCATACCGGTCCGGTCCGTCGAGGTCGACGTCACCGACGGGGCGGCCTTGCGCCGAGCGCTCGATCCGGTCGATCTCGTGCTGAACACCGTCGGGCCCTACTTCCGATTCGGATTGACGGTCCTGCATGCGGCACTTGACACGAGAACTCACTATCTCGATATCTGCGACGACTGGGAGCCGACGCTGCAGATGCTCGACCTGGATGGGCGGGCGCGTGAGCATGGGGTCTGTGCGGTGATCGGCATGGGCGCGAGTCCGGGGATAAGTAATCTGCTCGCCGCCACCGCCGCGGCGGAGCTCGATTCGGTTCACGATGTCTACACGGCGTGGCCTGTGGATGCCGTCGGTGCCGAGGGCGCTACCGAAGGAAGTACCCCGCTGCTGGGTCCCGATGGGCGTCCGACCGCCGCTGCGGTGCATTGGATGGAGCAGGCCAGCGGCACTATCACCGCCGTCGTTGCCGGGCGACTGGTCGAGAAGCGCCCGTTGAGCCCGGTCACGTTGACATTGCCTGCCGGACATCGGGGCACCGCGTACTCGATCGGTCATCCGGAGCCGATTACCTTGCAGCGCAGCCTAAAACCGAGTGGCGACGCGCTGAACCTCATGGTCATCGAACCCTGGACGGTGGCATATCTCGGTACCCTGCGATCCGATATCGACGCAGGCTCGCTCACTCTGGAGCAGGCCGCTGAGGCGTTCGCGACTCCCGGCTTGCGGCGTACGGTGCGCTCCGCGTGCGCGGCGCTGCGTCTGCGAGGACCCGGTTCACTCCCGCCGTTCTTTGCAGCAGTCACCGGTGACCGGCGAGGGGATCGGGTCGCTGTCTTGGCTCGGCTGAACCTATCTGGTACGCAGTTGAATCCGATCAAAAGTGCGCTACAAGATATGGCTCGCATCACCGGTGTGCCGCTGGCGCTGGGCATGGCGCAGGTGATTGGGGGGCAGGCGCGTAGGCCGGGGGTTCGCCCACCCGAGTCGGTTATCGAACCGGGGCGCTTCTTCGCCGATCTCGGGCGGACGCTTGGGTGTGAGGCTGGGGTCTCGCCGTATCTGGTCGAACGAGGAACATTGCCTTGA
- a CDS encoding lipoprotein LpqH: MKRVWTAVIGVAMVAATQSGCTASTGITTITDTATHVATSPAKPGQSSKPEGGTATMTVGALTVVAGVPVRCDTYEQRTFISVTKDPYARGLTLTGEPPALETVNLGEINGLKFMYYELLKKDGESATLTKDGKHYSVKGTVWGDDGSGTGGVIKSFQVEVMCP, translated from the coding sequence ATGAAACGAGTGTGGACCGCCGTCATCGGCGTGGCCATGGTGGCTGCCACCCAGTCTGGCTGCACCGCAAGCACGGGGATCACGACGATCACCGATACCGCCACCCATGTCGCCACCAGCCCTGCCAAGCCCGGACAGTCCAGCAAGCCGGAAGGCGGCACCGCGACGATGACGGTCGGCGCTCTGACTGTGGTAGCCGGGGTCCCCGTCAGATGCGACACGTACGAGCAACGGACGTTCATCAGCGTCACAAAAGACCCCTATGCACGCGGGCTGACCCTCACAGGAGAGCCACCCGCGCTCGAGACCGTCAACCTGGGCGAGATCAACGGGCTCAAATTCATGTACTACGAACTACTCAAGAAAGACGGCGAGAGCGCCACCCTCACCAAAGACGGCAAGCACTACTCCGTCAAGGGCACCGTCTGGGGTGACGATGGCAGCGGCACGGGAGGCGTCATCAAGTCGTTCCAGGTCGAGGTCATGTGCCCATAG
- a CDS encoding PaaX family transcriptional regulator C-terminal domain-containing protein, with the protein MDIQHVLNTDVSTRSVVESMIREDATIAAGELYDVANILGMSDQQVRLCVKRLVAEGRFTQDGRGRKAILRATEATRGALEPDLEFVRYMYEQDRGHVPWDGRWHLVAFAIPESSRAARDAMRGEVVRLGGAPIQGGLYVCANAWESRISALAGQLDVAEHTTTFTTTDLVIGGQSGARELAERLWPIDAIADRHRRLLAVSEGTLPALRTASHTELLTLAVALAAEFTRAVEPDPLLPPQLLPQPWIGTAARAAVAACWAEMAKTEAEQPIRLFRWYAGAVRQII; encoded by the coding sequence TTGGACATCCAGCACGTCCTGAACACCGACGTCTCCACCCGCAGCGTGGTCGAGAGCATGATCCGTGAGGACGCCACGATTGCCGCCGGCGAGCTCTATGACGTCGCAAACATTCTCGGCATGAGTGATCAGCAGGTTCGTCTATGCGTCAAGCGCCTTGTCGCGGAAGGTCGTTTTACGCAAGATGGGCGGGGGCGCAAGGCGATCTTGCGTGCCACGGAGGCCACGCGCGGCGCTCTCGAACCGGACCTCGAATTCGTGCGCTACATGTACGAGCAAGATCGGGGACATGTCCCGTGGGACGGCCGTTGGCATCTTGTCGCGTTCGCGATACCCGAATCCTCCCGCGCCGCCCGTGATGCGATGCGCGGGGAGGTGGTGCGGTTGGGCGGTGCGCCGATCCAGGGCGGTCTCTACGTGTGTGCCAACGCCTGGGAGAGTCGAATCAGCGCGCTCGCGGGACAGCTCGACGTGGCTGAACACACTACGACCTTCACCACCACAGACCTCGTGATCGGCGGACAGTCGGGTGCGCGTGAGCTGGCCGAGCGGCTGTGGCCGATCGATGCGATCGCCGACCGGCACCGCAGACTTCTGGCGGTGTCGGAAGGAACGCTTCCCGCCCTGCGCACCGCGTCCCATACCGAACTTCTCACTCTTGCCGTCGCGCTGGCGGCGGAGTTCACGCGGGCCGTCGAGCCCGACCCGCTGCTGCCGCCGCAGCTGCTCCCGCAACCCTGGATCGGTACGGCAGCCCGGGCGGCGGTCGCCGCATGCTGGGCTGAGATGGCGAAAACCGAAGCCGAACAGCCGATCCGACTGTTCCGCTGGTATGCCGGGGCGGTTCGCCAGATCATCTGA
- a CDS encoding DUF202 domain-containing protein: MKPDPETHAIERTALAWLRTGLAAAGTAAVFLTHALIHKHTAVASLIATAVVLGIVAISTVRHHALARGHWQHGGKPIVLTTLTMVAIVLLSAGIDVANLGT; the protein is encoded by the coding sequence ATGAAGCCGGACCCCGAGACGCACGCCATCGAACGCACTGCACTGGCCTGGCTCCGCACCGGGTTGGCTGCCGCCGGAACGGCAGCGGTGTTCCTGACCCACGCACTGATCCACAAACACACCGCGGTCGCGTCATTGATCGCCACCGCGGTCGTGCTCGGGATTGTCGCGATCAGCACGGTGCGCCATCACGCGCTGGCCCGTGGGCACTGGCAACACGGCGGCAAACCGATTGTGCTGACCACCCTGACGATGGTCGCGATAGTCCTTCTCTCAGCCGGTATCGACGTTGCAAATCTGGGTACGTAG
- a CDS encoding lipoprotein LpqH: MKRGLVVAIGGAAIVAAGLVGCSSDKDKSETKGTTVSNNGGAVATNSSAKVTIDGKEQKIEGAVVCQASNGNVNIVIGSGAQGFGAVVTEGDSPTVKSAGLGSLNGQSLAFSEGTPGASAKATKDGKKYHIEGTAIAVDMANPMQPSNKPFEIEVTCP, translated from the coding sequence ATGAAGCGTGGGCTTGTGGTCGCCATTGGCGGCGCGGCGATTGTCGCCGCAGGTCTGGTCGGTTGTTCGAGCGATAAGGACAAGTCCGAAACCAAGGGCACCACCGTCAGCAACAACGGCGGCGCGGTGGCTACCAACAGCAGCGCCAAGGTCACCATCGACGGTAAGGAACAGAAGATCGAGGGCGCGGTCGTCTGCCAGGCTTCGAACGGCAACGTCAACATCGTCATCGGCAGCGGTGCCCAGGGCTTCGGCGCCGTGGTGACAGAAGGCGATTCTCCAACGGTGAAGTCGGCGGGGCTCGGCAGCCTCAACGGACAATCGCTGGCGTTCTCCGAGGGCACCCCCGGTGCCAGCGCCAAGGCCACCAAAGACGGCAAGAAGTACCACATCGAGGGAACCGCCATCGCCGTTGACATGGCCAACCCGATGCAGCCTTCCAACAAGCCATTCGAAATCGAGGTCACCTGCCCCTAG
- a CDS encoding YidH family protein — MTEPPEDRKIDYRFTLANERTFLSWIRTALGLLAGGVAVQTLVQPFHHAGVRHVLAASCLALAVVVSIGAYAHWRDVKDRMDRDQPLKGTLLVPLLAVSIGLVAILASVAVFYR, encoded by the coding sequence GTGACGGAACCGCCTGAGGATCGCAAGATTGATTACCGCTTCACCCTGGCCAACGAACGCACATTCCTCTCGTGGATTCGCACCGCACTCGGACTACTGGCCGGCGGCGTCGCCGTCCAAACCCTCGTCCAGCCGTTTCACCACGCCGGGGTCCGACATGTGCTTGCCGCATCCTGCCTGGCGCTCGCGGTGGTGGTGTCGATAGGCGCGTACGCGCATTGGCGCGACGTGAAGGACCGGATGGACCGGGACCAACCATTGAAGGGGACTCTCTTGGTGCCCTTACTCGCGGTGAGCATCGGGCTGGTCGCGATCCTGGCATCGGTTGCGGTCTTCTATCGATGA